CAGTATAGACAATCATCGGGATATAGAAATTACTTCGCTTAATATAAAATGATTGGGTAAATACTCGATATAAAAGAAGGATAAACGCCAAGGCAACACATACCAGTATCCCAACCATTTTGTAATAGCTAAAAAAGTCTGTCAACTGGCTGCTTCCTCCACTCCAAAAAAATTGATCCATAGACCGTTCGTAGGATGCCATCCTGGTAATCATAATAACAATAGCGGTAAAAAAAAGCGCAGGGATCATCTGGAAAATATTCGTCGATTCATTGATGCTTGGTGCATAAGCCATGCGGAACAAATAGCTGTTAGCTTGAACCGCCTTTTCGCCCTTAAGGTTACCATCTTTTGTTTTTTCGTATTTCTTATCCCTTAAATTACTAATGTCTGTTTTCCCTTTTGACATTGGGTTTTCCTCCTAATTGTATTCTATCTAAATCGTTGAAAATTTAATGTTTATAACTATATTATTATAATATATGGTAAAAAATCATTCAAGTAATATTGAAATATACGGTAATGGGTTGGCAAGTCATGCTATGTAATGTAAAATAGAAGTTGCTGGTTAATGAGACGCGATTCATAAAAGAAGCATTTATCTTGCAAACTTAGTGCAATATTAATAAATATAAATTGGAATTGGAGAATAGGGGTTTGAATCATAAGGCGATCAAAGAATATTGGGCTACCTTTTGGAAATACAAAGAATTATTAAAAGAGCTTGTTATGAGGGATTTGAAGGTGAAATACAGGCGGTCGGTATTGGGGTATATTTGGAGTATACTGAATCCCCTGCTGATGATGCTTATCATGTCTATCTTCTTTTCCTATATGTTTCGATATAAGATTGACAATTATCCGGTTTACCTGATTTGCGGACAAGTTATCTATAATTTTTATTCGGATTCCACAAAGCTTTCTATGAATTCCATATTGCACGGCGGGGCATTGATCAAGAAAGTGAAACTGCCAAAGTATATTTTTCCGATGGCAAGAACGGCATCCTCATTTGTGAACATGCTGTTTTCTCTCGTAGCAGTTATTTTGGTTATGGTAATTACAAGGGCGCCCATTTCCCCTACGAT
This genomic window from Clostridiales bacterium contains:
- a CDS encoding ABC transporter permease, yielding MRDLKVKYRRSVLGYIWSILNPLLMMLIMSIFFSYMFRYKIDNYPVYLICGQVIYNFYSDSTKLSMNSILHGGALIKKVKLPKYIFPMARTASSFVNMLFSLVAVILVMVITRAPISPTILLFPLPLFYLFFISMGIGMILSVLVVYFRDMVHLYGVFLLALMYASPIFYPISALPPSAVIIIKFNPLYHIMVMFRDVMYYGNLPSLRDNLVCMAFTALSMGLGLFFFKKYQDNLVLNI